In Capsicum annuum cultivar UCD-10X-F1 chromosome 8, UCD10Xv1.1, whole genome shotgun sequence, the genomic window AAAATGGAGTTATccaaattttatgtatttttggctATGGTGTCTCTCTTGTTTCTTGTCCCAATAGTTCGTGGTTGGGGACTTGATAGCCATTAATGTATTTGCAACATTTCTCAGCCAAGAATGAACCTAAAAGCAAAAGGAAAAAGATGATCTTAATATCCTAGAAAGAAAAAATAGCCAATTGTTAGAAGGTCAATTCGAACTTGATAACTCAGGCTACATATTGGTCAAGGAGGGCACGACAAATACATCTGTGGAAGGTGTATTTGCAGCTGGAGATGTGCAGGTTCTTctagtaatttattattttatttctgctATGCCTAAATATCCTATTATGGAATACACCTCAAGGTGGAGTCTATTTGGCTTCTACACTTAACCGTATATTCAAATAACAGCATGTTGTAATCTCGAAAAACATCTACTACATTGTCTCTTGAGTTAAGACATTATTGTATTTTAGTAATCTTCAacgtaaaaaataaaaagtaagattTGAACTTACATAGGTGTCCACTGCCCGTGTCTCGACCCAAACTTCTTTTCCATTTCTAAGTTTCATATGGGTCTTCTTCCATATCTCTTCACGAGTGGCTGGTCTACCAAGAGATGCTTCCTGCAGAtgaaataaacacagtgaacCATAAgtgtattaaataatttattgcCATATAAAGTATAAATAATTACCAATTTCCTCTTAGCTGTCCCCATAGACACCGAACCACACGTGTCCAATGAGCCACCCTTCTTGGACTTTTGAGCTGCCTTTGTCTGATTGCTCTTCTTTTAAAATTCTGGAGACTGCTAGTATACAATAAGTTTATCCCAATAATCTGACCCAAGCCATCCAGGCCGCCGTACGTTACTTCGAGCTTTAGAAAACATGCATGACAATAGAGAAGATGCCTTCTTCTTAAAATTACTTTGAATAATTCGATCCTCGGAAAGACTCCATGTACAACTTTTCTGCAAATAAAATATACAGCTTTGAGAGTGCAAGTAATTCAATATGTATGTCAAAAGTTACACTCATTACTCAATGTTATTGTTCTGAAGTCTGCACTGGAAAAGTTATATTTATAGTGGTTGCTTGCAATATACTTTGTAGGTCAATTGTCCTAGTGGACTATATTTAGTCCCATGTGATAAGGCCCTTTCACATGGTTTTGCAGCATGCTCATATTTCTTATCAACAAGTTAAAATACACAACATACACAATAATATCCCTGGGAATGACTAATATAATGAGCCCACTATTCCTTAGAAGTTATTGCATAGTGAATTGCTGTATAATACAATATTTTCACAATAGATGTGAATTTTGGTCCTTCCTATGGTATACAGTCATAGAAGATCTCAGAATACAATTAAAAGTAACAGCCCGAGCCTTCAATCCACATATAGTTCTTTACTATGAATCTTGTTTTACTTTAATCTAAAAATATTGTACACTAGGGTCAGGAACAAGAATATACCCAGCGTAATCTTGGATTCTACAGAAGGTGgatgtacacagaccttaccccaACCTTTGTGGGGTAGCTAGGTTGTTTAAAGAAGTTAAAGCAGGTTTGCAAGAAAGAATATTATGATGGAACAGTGACAAGAACACAAAGCAAATAAACCAAGATACCAAAACAAGCTAGAAAGAAAACAATAGTCAACTGTTGGAAGGCTAAGCTGAACTTGATAGCTCAGGCTACATATTGGTCAAGGAGGGCACAAGTAGTACATCTGTGGAAAGTTCCACCTGGTGATGTGCAGGTGCTTGCAGCAATTTATCATTGAAAATAGAAGTACTACGGTGATTTCAAAGAACAAATTCAAAGAGAAGAAGCCGCTTCAAGTAAAGATGAAGAAATATAGGGGAGTTAGACAACGAAAATGGGCATATGGGCAGCAGAGATCCGAGACAAAAGAAACAATACTCGACATTGGCTAGGAGGTGTGTGAGGTTAGCCGTTGTGATCGGACAAGAGAAGTAAGCACCATTACCAAATCCATTGAGGAAAACCAGAAAAATCTTCCACAAATTTCAAAAAACAGAAGAAAGTAATTAAGAGCTCCTAAAAACTTTCATCGGCTTCTATACCAGCTACTGCACCATCGAAGAAGAAGCCTGCTGTTGAGGCAAAACCTGCCTGCAAGGCTAAGCCTAAGGCTGTTCCTGCAAAAGCCAAAGGTTACCACTAAGCCAAAGATAACGGAGAAGAAGCCAACTGAGGTCACAAAGGCAACTACAGAATGACACCATGTCGGAAACCATTGCAAAACGCTGTAACAGCCAAAAAGGAGCTGGCTAGAAAGACACCCACTAAGAACGTGAAGTCATTGGTGAAGAAGGCTCCACAAGAATAGGAAGAAAGTGGAAGCTCAGGAATAGAGGATTTATGTGTAGGGATAGTCCAATAAATTTCCTGACTATTGGTAGTTGGCAGACATTAATTGAAAAACAACCCTGTAGATGTACTACTAAATCAGTAAATTTGGCAGTGAGTTTAGAATCCAAAACGTTAAGATataattcaattagaaaaattgaAGCAGCACATGgtaatatgaaaaatattgaaaatatagttcCGAAGTATACATACCATAAACTCATTGAAGACTCCTTGTTTTGTACGATCGGAAACATCACTCCAAGTCGGATAAAAACCATCATAAAGTTTCTGGATTCCTGCTGAAATTACATTTGCAGCCGGTCTGGAAGGATAAAACCTGaattaacaattaaattttttttaaaatagttaattTAATAAGCAGAAAATATTATAGGAAttagaatataataaaaaataagtttacCCTTCCCCATCAGCTATAATGCGCACCCTTCGTAGCTGATCTAACTCTCCAGGTGGTGGAAGATCTAGACCATGAACAGAAGATGGAGTCGAAGAAGGATTAGGAGATGCTTCGGAATTGCACATCTAGAATTGCTCGCTCCAATATTTGACCTAGAATGTTGTGGACTAACTGGTTGAATGGCCTTTGACAATGTAGCGTCTGAAGGTGGACGTCGATCCATGGCAGCAAGATAAGTTGAATGCGTGCCATGTGTACGTATAAGGGATGAAGGCACTGAGGAACTATCTGGGGTTGGCATATTGTAAAAAGGTGTAGAAGATGACATCCCGTGGTCCTGGGAAGGCATCGAGATAGCAATAAAGCCTAGGGGAGGCATTGAGCTATATCCTTGGCAAAGTATTGAGTTATAGCCCTGGGGAGGCATACCATAGAAAGAATGTGAAAATAGTGATGGACCTTGTGATGGTGGATGCAATGGTGGAACTAAAGAATGAGATAGACTTGATCTAGACGTGATTTATTTTACTTTACTCTTGGTAGTACTATCAAGACACATTCTATCAAAATGTTTCCATGCTTCTCCATGTGATGGATGACATAAAATACCAGACAACCTCTTATTTTCATAGTGTCATTCATATGAGGAGCAGAACTCATTGATGCATACAACCTTTTTAATCTTgatataagaggtaaataatgcatcgccttgaTGGCAACTTTGTTTCCACTTGCAAGTTGTTTAAAACGAGACACACCACAAAATTTGCAATTCTCTAAGTTTGCATCATCTTTATAATACAACATGTAACctttttcacaacaatcaattttcACATAGGAAAGACCTAATTTGGAAACCAATTTGGAAACACTCGCAGAAGATCAAAATGAAATTAACAAACAAATATATAGTAGTTATGTTTTCAACCTATGCTTGCCATATTGGCTGTATGTGTTTACTCTTGAGTTGGGTTGGAAGAAGGTGGCAGTAAGCGTTCCGTTTGGTCTGCTTGTTCCAAATCTTCGATAATTTGCTTTGATGAATTGGGGTTACGGTAAATGGCGTATATAATCAGCTGCACTGCTCCCAGAAACAGTCCCATTCCATTTGGTACCTATTGTGAAATTGCATTGTTTATAGTTAATTACTAGTACTTAAACTTAATTAGGTTATTATTCATATATACTTCTTTTCAGAAATTTACAAAGTATTTGTGTTTAAGGCCTTGTTGGTTGATTGAACTATTTTTGTGATATCAAATTGTGGACAGTGACTTTTATCTATTGGCAAAAAAGATTATGTAGATGCTTATCGTGCATAGGTGTGTAAATAAGACTAAGTATTATAGTAATTTACAAATGCTATAGACCATTGATATTATAATAATCCAACTTGTAGGTAGCTGAAAAGAGAAGTTTCTTTTTTAATTACAAGTTGTTAGTTGCCTAATGTCAAATGTTCATATTAATATATTGTTACACctaattatataatttgattgtTTAAACTTCTCGCTCGATGCAAGTTATATGTGCTccttttgaatttaaatttttcatcgTGATCCTTATTCCAAATACTTAATTAATTCTTAATAGGACTATCGTTAACTGCTTGTCGTCATGCATAAACGTGAGAAGGACTTTGCAGAATATATTATCAAATCAAAATTTCTAGTAGTAATAAATAAATGTTAATTGATAAGGAAGATAACAGAGAACTTACTCCAAGGAACCAGTCAGCCACAAGCACAGCGTACAAAGTCCAAACGCCACCATTTAGGAAAAAGAAGAATGAGAGAAGAAATGGCATAAACTCAACACTCTTGGTTGTCACCACTGTTTTCTGTAAAAtcaatcattcaaaaaaaaataatttaagagtgatcacttaagttaaaaGGTAGCCCACAACTACAACATACCCGCTATAGCTCCACAATGGGGTCTAAGAAGGGTGCACTAGAATTTTATCCCTAGACTATTATTTTATCTCGGAACTATTTGAtttagtacctcacaccaaacgagaCCCCTAAAGACTTATTTTGGCAAAATTTATGCATTTCACTCTCATCATGTTCTACCAGTTTCTGACAAGTTGTTGCTTTTGTATTGTGCAAGAAAGAAAGCTAactgcttttaaaaaaaaaaaaaatctttttcaatgAAATAGACAAGTCGCAGAGTGTACTTCACCTTCCAACAGAAATATTGTTGTGGTGTTTCAAGGGCGAGTATAATCTACATTAAGATAATTAGAGGAGTAATAAAAGTCTATAAAAATAAAGCGTGTAACTGAAAATTAGATCAAAAGATATTTATGTCTTTTtcctcaaatataaataaaattagatttacaTTTCAGTATTTAACATAGACCATAAGTCCATAGTATTAAAATTTTCGATTCATCATTTTGTGTCTATGCTTCGTTTAGATCATAATTTAGGAAAACAGATTACAACAGCGAATTTATAGCCTAAATTATGGACAAGTGAACCCGGCTATCTAAATATTTTATGTACTCTATATTCTCTATTATTTGTATGATATTATTTGTTGATAGTTATGCAATAATTAAGAAGGCTAAAAAGCATACTTGATTGGAGCTATTTACCTAGAAGTTTAGGAATTAATACTCACTTAATTAATAaaactttttctttacttttttaataTTGCACCGTATCCTGTAAATTATGAATTCGCCTCTTAAAACATATGATCCACGTAGCTTGTGATGGTTAGTAAAATTCGAGCAATTATTCTGGTAAAGAGCAAATTACCATAACACCAAGAGGGGAACTGTACATGATGATGTTTAAACCTGTGGACATAAAACCAATAACGTTGATTCTCATCTGTCCATGCAAAAAGAACTGCGCCAACAATAGTGTTGTTACAGAAATACCCACATTCAGAACCCCAGCTAGAATGGCTGTTCTATTCTGTAAAAAGggacaacaaaaacaaaataaaataaaataaatcttagGAGTAGTTTTTATATCGAAATCTTATAATACagtaaataaaatggaaaatccACCAATTTCAAGTTTCAGCGTATATCTTATAAGTTTACAAAGTAAATAAACATTATGTCTGAAATGAGATTGCTAAAGTTACAAACACATTGACTGATAATAGGTGACCATAACCATTAACTAATATTTTGCAATGAACGAGTCTTTATAACCAGGATAAGCATATATGATTGATTTTCTTCCATAATAAtgtgtaattattattttaaaatattaagtctACAAATTAAGCGACGATAATTTTAGTGATTTTTTTCACGACAAatacaagaaaattaaaaagtattACTTGAAGATATTATTGAGCACATTTCCCCTCGTGCTTAATTTTACTGGATCATAAAGCATCTGTGCTTGTCAACTAATAATTAAGTCCATTTGTATGGACTCAAATTAAAGGACAAAAGAAGGAGTACAAGTTGAGAAACATCGACAACTTTCAAGGGCATTATTATAGCACATTGAAAACAACTTCTCTTTAACTCTCTCATAAATATTTGCTGATGGCAAAATAACTCTATgataaattttagttatttttggtttggaatttgaAATACATATAGTAGATATTTggctatgaaaaatattttttggggggATTGAAATGAAAGTTAAAGTAGAAGTTGGAGTTTGAAATTGTGTTTGGTCATGAATgtaatttgaagttgtttttgattttttgtgagagaagtgaaagtcaaaaactttttcaaatacaactaAAATTCTAATGGTCAAACAttataatttttactaaaataaaataatttttcgaaaaaaaaagtGCAAAATTCTCACGGACAAATACCTACATACTCCTTATATCAACCGGGGtccacacatatatatgtgtctAAGAGAGTGTTTAGATTAACTATTTTTTGTCACTTATATAAGCTAAAAGCTTGAAGTCAAAAGCAGGTAACAATCaacttttaactttttcttttatttttaaaaagcttAAATTaaaatggttaaaaatattttgtatctttATTAAACATTTTCAAAAGTTAATATATAAGTgcttaaaagttaaaaacatCTTAAAGAAAAAGTCAATCCAAACACTCCTTTCAGTGTCGGTTCCAATAGGGTACGTACGTAATTCCACCTTCATGAAAGACTCAAATAGTTCAAAATTATTAACCTTCCAAAACAAAATCCAAATGCTCACATTTTGTTTTTTAcccaaaagaaaaaggaatatcAATTCTTCCAAAATAATacactactactaataataataacttCATCTTCTTATCAAAGTGCAGGCTTAGAAAAAAGAGTATAAGATCCCTCTAATATATAGATCTGTCAAGAGACTTATATTTCACATAAATTGCAAATACATTCAGGCGTGGAGCTAGAGTTTTGTAAGCGTGTTCGGCTGAATCAAGTAGTTCTAGTCCTAAACCTtgtattttcatatgaaatttatttatataagtTGTCGATCCATAAACTTCAAATTCTGATGTCGCGAATGATGCAACAATTTAGTTTCTTAATTAAGTGTAATATGTAAGTAAATTAGACTACTCACTCTCATTTTTGTATGAGCAAATTGGATGAACAAAGCAATGTAGACAGTCTCAACTATGACTCCAAAGCCATTGACAGTGGAGACAAGGTAACTCCCTGGCTTAATAATTCCATAGTAAGTCCACAAAGATGAATTAAGCAATGTACAGATGTATGGAAGGCTATCAAATTCCTCCGTTGATCCATTCTTTACTATTCTTCTGAATGTCCCTCTGCACAATACATGCATTTTTCCCAAATTAAACTACATCATCACAAAGGGATCAGAgccatatatataaacataaagaACTAACAACTTTAACTAATGTTATAACTTTACTTTCTATATTGAAATTAACTACTTACACTGGCGAAAGAAACATGAGAACTGAAATGATATTGcctgaagaaagaaaaaacatccagcaaaaaaataataagaaaatcttcagtatatatatagatagacaGATAAACAGACAGATAGACAGTTAGATATCAAATTAGTAATTAGAGTGATTTGAGATGAAATGTTATACCTATGACTCCAATGATGAAAGTAAGATTATCCATCTTGACTCTTTAGGAAGAGGAGCAACAGAagaaatatatgtgtgtgtgagagagagaaaaTGAGAATTGTACTTGTGAGTTATAGCAGCTAGGTTTTATTTGCTGGCTTTATATAATTTGGCTAATTAATGACGTTGAATATGGACCAATGCGAAGTCGAGATATTTTCTTCGTTGTTTAATCAACCGTAGGGATTTTCTAATCATTTTAATACAAGTAAGAATACAAACGTTTTCTTCTACTTGTGGTGTCGAAGCTAGCATATGTATATCTCGACTAATTTCTAAAGTTACATACCTGCTATATAGCATAGGAAGTGGGTGCATTCATCCAATTGTCCATCGAAGTTTTGACAGATAAGAAAGTCACCTGATATTTTATCTCCACTTAAATTTGAACGGAAGATctcatgaaaaaatataataatatatactaTGTTATTTTTGATGGATAAAGTACTACCTTTGAcatatggttttttattttttatttgtccaTGAGATATATGTGATCTTTAATAATCTGTAAAATAACATTCATTTCGTTTGGAATTTTGTATTGTACGTACATGTATAAGTTCGTGCTGTACTGTCCTTAACTCTTATATTCCGCATTTATTCGGCTGTTcctttcctatttttctttctaataCTACTATTTATATTATCCCCATTTGCTATTTTATTATGACAATTCCACTTGTCCTTCCCGGACCAAAATTTATAATAGCTGGTCTGTTAATTGATTAGGTTCAAGTGGAAAGGACAATACCCATTACTTACATATCATtgactatttaatttaaatatatggaGCATGTACCACCCGAAAAAATAGAGTTGATTTACTCCCTCGGGTACTTTTGACTTGTCACATTTTACTTTATGAAACTTAATTTGACTAATATTCAAAGTTAAATTGTATTGATAAATttacaatttaaacttttaaatttagaaaaatgcatCTTAATGTTAGTTAAAGTTTGTACAATTTAATTCTTGAGAAACGAAATGTGactacaaaaagaaaaggaaggaaGTATTAGTTAGATCACCAAGCTGCACGTCATatgaataaaagataaaataaaggtCATCAAGCTGCACATTGTATGAACAGATcgtttgattttgatgataagTACTAATATTTTACAATTATACGGCCTTGGTAACCCAAATTAATACATCTAATAACACTTTTAAGGCACGTTCACGTaagaaatgaattaaaaaaagtgaTTGTTTTAGTGGCTATCGCTGCAGTTGTCACGGAAAATAACGTTTCAATAGCGACTACAATTGAATTACCGTAAAtatatactaattaattatttgttatttCGCAAAGGAAAAAAGTAgcgaaaaaaatatttgtaacgATCGATTATAAATCGGATGAAAATAAAACATTTGTGGCTATCATTCATCTTGTCATAACAAAAGGCCTTTTTTGCATTTTAGAAATCAAAGCACAAAAGGATTACTCTAATCTAATGatgcttaatacatcataatACTAATGTTTTGAGTTTTTATTGTAAATTACCACGTACTTATTTTATTAAGAACTTGAAATCGAAAAAGGTTagtttgttctttcttttttattcgaTCTGATGAATTGATTTACGGAGTAAAACATTTTCTCTTTCCAGCGTAAAAGCCAAGGATGATATGTAAATTACTAAAAAAGTTACCACGTTATATACACCATTTGACAGTTTATCTACAGTTGACAAAAACTtgttaaaaattattaatctctgggtaaaaaatttataattgacaTTCTGGAGCGTGTTTGGCATGTATAATTGTTTATTACTGAGTAATAACAATATACCGATTAATTATTGGTAATTGTTTCAAAGTTCACACCTTAGATGTTTACGTCTTATTACTTTTTTTGTAGACTTTAATCATGTGACTCATTTAATATTCCAATGCCTTTGCCACTTTCTTGTCTATGCTCCACCTCATTCTAATTAACAATTTTTAAGTTCTTCAATGTTCACAAATTAAAGTTCTTCCTAATAATTGGGTGCCCACTACTATAATTTCTCTGATTTCAATGCCAAAAAATAGTCATATTAGAATAATGATAGTAATATAGTGGTTATGTTTGGCCCACGTTGTGGAGACTTTGTGGGATCAACACAGATCTTTTAAACTAGTATTTTGGTTGATTTTCGTAGATATGAACAATCTAATTAAAACATTTGTTATTTGGagtgtcacacccctatttttaccGCATCCAATTCCGTTAGGAAAGTTGATTTTAGAGAAAAtagattttttcaattaaagtgacgttttaaataggaattattttatttatagagtcgccacttggaattgaattTGGGTGTTACAAGTCACCTTATCGAATCCCtgttcaaaaggaaatgactctttatttttgatctgcgaactagaaattcggataaggaattctgttgaccgagggaaaggtgttaggcaccctttgAGTCCCGTAGTTCTAGCACaatcgctttaatgacttacgtctggcttaaattaatcttttagatatataaaacatttgttagcctaaaagttacttacatcctgcttttatttattgagaatttattaaaaaCTGCCTTGATgcgtggcttaccgatagtagtacttttcggcgtTACCATTAGTTTTGGTATATTTCTCGAGCCTTTGTGGCATTTATGAATCGTCCCTTTTGCAAGTCTAGataagcacctaataggtttaGAATCTACCAAACCCCAGTTTAAGCCGCTTCAAATGGTATATTagattttattataacgaatggtcggtagcagggctttccaacttcatcgttaactatcacttatatattaaattcttaattatttagaGGTTAAGAACCTAATTCATTGTTTTTACAAGTTCGCTCCCTTACAGTTGAtgtttcctctcttttcttttctcaattaTGACGTATCTTGAATAAAATCACAACCTATCGCGCTCATTCttaccttaattaattaaaagttatCTCTTTGTAGCATTTTGGGATTTAAAAACGATCCCATGGTTATTAGTCACTTTATTGCTAATTggttaaaaaaaaatctacagtAGCAATTGTTTTCCAAACATGCcaagaattattattattattttatgccaAATTCCTTCTTTAATAGCAAATGAACAAAAATCATGCCAAACTATTCAacttttattcatcatcttacaaTTTTATGGGTTCCTTAGACCCTCCATTTTAATCACTGctccatttttttcaattttatgggTTTCTTTTCTAAGTTTGCATGCATGCAACGGTCAAATACTATGATTCATCGTAATTACGTCATAATTACAAGTCAATTGAACGTAACTTTACATTTTTTAACACAATTAATCTTAAATATTATCTCATTTAAACTTCAAAACTAATTTAGTTAACGTTACTTCAGAATGACAAACTATTATAAATGGCAACATGaagtaaactatataaaaataacaagttacatcaatacataatataaaatcataaaaataactttatttactTCAATTCATATAGCAAACTTATAAAATAGATCACATGAAATTCGACGAGAACCTGTTTGACGAATTGAAGAGGGTCAAGAAATAGAATGTCGTCACCGGAAACTCAACGGAGACCCCAAATTTTAAAAcccaactcttcttctcttctactTATTTCTTCGTTTGGTTTttctttctaaattttcttttcttttcctgtTCTTCTCACTTTCTTTTTGCTTTGATATtttcttctgtttcttttctCTAATCTCCCTTTTCAAACTTCTTCCTccctcttttttctttgttttgctaTAATTTTTCCCGTGTCCTCCTCTCTAGTCTAGTGTTTTGTGTGTGTTTATATAGGGAATGAGTTGTGCAGATTGTGGACATGAAAAATTAGTGTGTTTGAGGGAAAATAGGGATGTGGTTTTAGAGTATGGAAATGGtagtttaagatttttttttaattattattattaatattttaaataaaatagaaatgattAAAACTCTatttaactaataaaatataaaataagttaataactagtcttagaaatatgattaaaaaaaatactactatcattggattatttattaaaagttaaaagaagaaaacaaatataatttataaaattttctttttcctaaaaagaaataaataaataaataataaaataaaaatttatttaaaaatatgattctatttttgtagttttcaaaatttttaaaacaaactttgttaaattaagataaaattgaaatatctaactTAGATCtaaaaaacaatatatatatatatatatatatatatatatatatatatatattaaacactaaaaataacgtaaaacattaggtttgagtcaaaaattaggtgtttatgTGGAGAAATAGTTCTCCAAATAATGATTTCATGTTTCTCTGGTCCATTATGATCCTCAGGTAAGTGATGTCACAATCTCTTGTATTTTACTTAGTCATGTTCAGTTCTGTCATTGTTCAAAATCACTTATACAAGATGAAAAGagtccaaaaaaaagaaaaaaaattaattaccaAGTGTACGCACTGAAAATTCCGTGTTTTATTCTCC contains:
- the LOC107839634 gene encoding bidirectional sugar transporter SWEET17; this encodes MDNLTFIIGVIGNIISVLMFLSPVGTFRRIVKNGSTEEFDSLPYICTLLNSSLWTYYGIIKPGSYLVSTVNGFGVIVETVYIALFIQFAHTKMRNRTAILAGVLNVGISVTTLLLAQFFLHGQMRINVIGFMSTGLNIIMYSSPLGVMKTVVTTKSVEFMPFLLSFFFFLNGGVWTLYAVLVADWFLGVPNGMGLFLGAVQLIIYAIYRNPNSSKQIIEDLEQADQTERLLPPSSNPTQE